A single Lactuca sativa cultivar Salinas chromosome 8, Lsat_Salinas_v11, whole genome shotgun sequence DNA region contains:
- the LOC128128156 gene encoding wax ester synthase/diacylglycerol acyltransferase 4-like, translated as MDLRVKVGGLEDVVLSEPVSTTGQYFNSSVLSISILCVMEFENPFDDSTSLALVNDVFLPINPRFSSIMVEDKQGGKQWKRVEVNAEDHIRIPCFPEGLSTESYDHCFNDYLSKMAKDPLPQTKPLWEIHIIKYPTSNASGNVVFKLHHSLGDGYSLMCALLSCLQRADNPSLPLTLPIFRNSLKPEKVPKSIISRVPQVLSCALNTVMDFGWSVLKSSFLEDRRSPIHSGNKGVEFNPINITTITFSLDQIKQIKSCLHVTINDVICGIIFLGTRLYMDVTSEEAKNESSTALVLLNTRYINGFKSLNEMCQNQESKSLWGNKFAFLHISLPQLHQYDESLKPLKFVQEIQSIIKRKRNSAAVYLTGMLLESMRKYRGPEAAAQYVHNTIRNPSMAVTNMIGPVEKMALSNQPVKGLYFMVVNSPQSLVVTIMSYMDQLRVTIGAETGFIDPVKFRTCTEKAFSMIFDAAMKSK; from the exons ATGGATTTGAGGGTGAAGGTAGGAGGTCTGGAAGATGTGGTACTTTCAGAGCCAGTGAGTACGACAGGGCAATACTTCAACAGCTCGGTGCTTTCTATTTCTATTCTTTGTGTCATGGAGTTTGAGAACCCATTTGATGACTCTACAAGCCTAGCACTCGTTAACGATGTCTTTCTTCCCATTAACCCTCGTTTCTCTTCCATTATG GTGGAAGACAAACAGGGAGGGAAGCAGTGGAAGAGAGTAGAAGTGAATGCGGAAGACCATATAAGAATCCCTTGTTTTCCTGAAGGATTATCAACTGAATCATATGATCATTGTTTCAATGATTACCTATCAAAAATGGCGAAAGATCCATTACCACAAACAAAGCCACTATGGGAAATTCATATCATCAAGTACCCAACAAGCAATGCGTCTGGAAATGTTGTTTTCAAGCTTCACCATTCACTTGGTGATGGTTACTCTCTTATGTGTGCTCTTCTCTCTTGTCTGCAAAGGGCAGATAATCCTTCTCTACCATTAACATTGCCAATTTTTCGGAACTCTCTCAAGCCAGAAAAAGTTCCTAAAAGCATAATTAGTCGTGTACCACAGGTACTAAGTTGTGCACTAAACACTGTTATGGATTTCGGTTGGAGCGTTTTAAAGAGCAGTTTTTTGGAAGATAGAAGGAGCCCGATACACTCCGGCAACAAAGGGGTGGAGTTCAATCCCATCAATATAACGACAATCACATTCTCTCTAGATCAAATCAAGCAAATTAAGTCATGCCTTCATGTT ACAATAAATGATGTAATTTGTGGAATCATCTTTCTGGGGACAAGATTATACATGGATGTAACGAGTGAAGAAGCAAAAAATGAAAGCTCAACGGCCTTGGTGTTACTTAACACAAGATATATTAATGGTTTCAAGTCTCTCAATGAGATGTGTCAAAATCAGGAATCTAAAAGTCTATGGGGAAACAAGTTTGCTTTCTTGCATATTTCATTGCCACAACTTCACCAGTATGATGAGTCCTTGAAACCGCTCAAATTTGTTCAGGAAATACAAAGTATCATCAAAAGGAAGAGAAACTCAGCTGCTGTATATCTCACTGGAATGCTACTAGAATCAATGAGAAAATATAGAGGTCCAGAG GCAGCAGCTCAATATGTTCACAACACGATAAGGAATCCAAGCATGGCAGTGACAAATATGATCGGACCAGTTGAAAAGATGGCACTTTCGAATCAACCTGTTAAAGGGTTGTATTTCATGGTCGTCAATTCCCCACAG AGTCTAGTGGTGACGATAATGAGCTACATGGACCAGTTGAGGGTTACTATAGGAGCTGAGACAGGTTTCATAGATCCTGTGAAGTTTCGGACTTGCACTGAGAAGGCTTTCAGCATGATATTCGATGCTGCAATGAAGTCTAAATGA